AAAAGCTTAAGGCAAACATTAATGATTTTCAATTAATATTGACCGATACTGAATTCGAAGCATTCATGTTGGAATGTAAATTAATTAAAGAAATCAAGCCAATTTTTAATAGAAAAATGAAAAATCCCACTTCCTACATTTATATCAAGTTCCACCAAAGAAACAACCATTGGATTATTGATTTGTCAAACACTATTGAAAAGGATGGCAGCCTTTATTTCGGTCCCTACCCAAGTAAACATGTAGTTGAAAAAGCACTTCAAGGAATGAAAGAATTTCTAAAAATAGACTGTGGTAATACGAACAGGAGCACGCCTTGTTTGAACTACTCCCTAGGCTTATGTATCGGTATATGTTTCAATGAAGATTCACGTAAACAATACAATGAACGGATGAAGAAAATGATGGATTTTTTTCAAGGGACGGATACCGAAATCCTTCAAAATTTGAAACAAAAAATGATAGATGCCTCAAATAACTTTGACTTTGAGACAGCAGTTAAATGCCGAGATACACTGGATGCGGTTCAATCGCTCTTCTATAAAGAAAAGGTAATCGAATTTACAGAAGCGAATAAAAATATTGCTCTTATCGAATATATAGAAGATGTCACCTTGAAACTTTTTCTAATCAAGGGGAATCATATTCTTTTTAGTGAAAAATATAAAATAAAGGAAACAAATTCGGTGCAGTTGGTCGGGAAGATTAAAGCGAATATATTAAAGCATTTTAAGAGTTTTCGCGAACAATCATCCATTGAAGTTAGTAAAGATGATATTGATGAAGCACAAATTATTTATAGCTATTTAAACAGCAGTTCGTGCAAATATGTGATTATTGATGATCAATGGTTAGAATTCAAACACCAAAAAAATATAGATTCTTCTCTAATAAATACACTGCTAAATTGAATTAATTTCATCTATTTCCTCGGTTTCTAAACCGGGGTCTTTTTTAGTTATGCCACCTTTAAAATTCCAAATCCCTCCTAAATTGGACACTACTATAAAACTATTAGTTAGAAAAATAAATTTAATCAAAATTTATATACTATTTCAAAAAAACTTTCTTTTAAAATCAAAAAATGTATAAACACAGTATTATCAAGCTTTTTAAACGCATACATTTTAATTTCCAAAAAAAGTTTTTGACAATTCAAAACCCTAAAAAGTATTATAAAATAATAATAAAGGAGGTAAAAACATGTCAAACTTAAATAGGCAGAAAATTGTGGATAGTGTACCTCAGAAGGGATTCGTTGGACATCCTAAAGGATTATTCACTCTTTTCTTTACGGAATTCTGGGAGAGATTTTCTTACTATGGTATGAGAGCGATCCTCGTTTTCTATATGTACTACTCAGTATCAAAAGGTGGATTAGGCATTGATAAAACACTTGCACTTTCCATCATGTCCATTTATGGATCATTAGTTTACATGTCAGGTGTTATTGGCGGATGGCTAGCTGACCGTGTATTTGGTACTTCAAAAGCAGTATTCTACGGTGGAATTTTGATCATGTTTGGTCATATCGCCTTAGCGATTCCTGGTAATATCTCTATGTTCTTTGTATCCATGGTATTAATCGTACTTGGTACAGGACTATTAAAGCCAAACGTTTCAACTGTTGTTGGTGAATTATACAGTGAGAAAGACGAACGTCGTGACGCTGGTTTCACCATTTTCTACATGGGAATCAACATGGGAGCTTTCTTATCTCCGTTAATCGTTGGTTCTGTTGGCAACTTCCACTTAGGTTTTAGTATTGCTGCAATTGGTATGTTCTTAGGACTTATCATGTTTACTATTACTAAGAAAAAAAATCTTGGCCTTGCTGGAACAATGGTTTCAAATCCATTGTCACCATCTGAAAAGAAAAAAGTCTTTACTTATATCGGTTTAGGTGTCGTTGTTCTTGCAGTTATTTTTGCTATTTTAATTCCAAAAGGCATCTTAACATTTGAAGGATTTATCAATTTAGTTACTATTCTTGGTGTGTTAATTCCAACAATGTATTTCATTGTTATGTATCGTAGCCCGAAAACAACTGCTGTTGAACGTTCACGTGTTATTGCATACATTCCATTATTCATTGCATCTGTTATGTTCTGGGCGATTCAAGAACAAGGTTCAACGATCCTTGCAAGCTATGCTGATACACGTACACAATTAAATTTTGCAGGAATTAAAATTCAACCAGCCTGGTTCCAATCTCTAAACCCATTATTTATTATCACATTAGCGCCAGTTTTCGCTTGGATTTGGGTTAAAATGGGAGACCGTCAGCCAACGATTCCGCAAAAATTCTCATTATCATTACTTTTCTCTGGGGTTTCATTCCTAGTAATTCTATTGCCTTCATATCTTGGCGGCACAGATTCTTTAGTAAACCCATTATGGCTTGTTCTTAGTTATTTAATCTGTGTAATCGGTGAATTATTGCTTTCACCAGTAGGACTATCTGCTACAACTAAATTAGCTCCTGCTGCTTTCTCTGCACAAACAATGAGCTTATGGTTCTTATCTAGTGCAGCTGCACAAGCACTAAATGCACAAGTGGTTAAATTCTACTCAGAAGATACTGAAATGGCTTATTTCGGAATCATCGGTGGTGCATCCATCGTACTTGGTATCATCCTTTTAGTGTTATCTCCGAAAATTCAGGGATACATGAAGGGCGTAAAATAATAACAAAAGCGGCTGATCTATCAGCCGCCTTTTTATTTATTCAACAAGTGCTTTACAGAGTATACGGGATGGTGTAACAGCATCCATTTGCCTGAATACCTCATGACGGCCTTCATCTTTTCCCGATACCTTAATTTGTAGCAGTGGACTGTACAATTTGAGCAAGCTGATTTATCTTCACCAAACCGACAGAATGATAGTCGTAATAAAGCATAGTTCTTTAGTGCCTCACAATCCTTACATAAAACATCCCGATGGTGCTTTTTTCTGCAGTAGAGATTAATCATCTCCTTGACAATCTCTTTTTCCTTTTGAATATTTGGACCATTATTTGGCTCAATTATTTTTGCCATCATGATAGTAAACCTCCCTTTTCTAGATTTACTAAAGCAGCTATCTTACTTTCACGATAACATATGATTCATCAAACTGACTGAAGAAAAATTACAAATTCAGTACAATTACAGCCTGACCGTTGTTCGAACTTTTCTTCTTTTCCTGATTAGCTTTCGGGTAGCCTAAATTACAAAACCCGCGGAGAACTATGTAGATTTCTCCGCGGGTTCATTTTTTTAAATCACAAGTTTACTTTTCTCTTGTTTCATTTAGTTCATCTATTAATTGTTTTGTCCTTTTGGCATTCCCCTCAGCAAAGTTCTCGAGGCGTTCCTTTAGTTCAGCATCATCGTGAATCCTCTCTGCTGTAATAAGGTACGTTCGCATCAACTCTTCTTCCACCTCGATGCTATGTTCAAGGACCTGTTCAAGTTTGTCCTTCTCTTGCTTATCCCTTTGGTTATTTGAGTCTAGAACCACGAGAAGACCTCCTTTTTTACCCTTATCCTTCTCTAATCTATACCCAGATATCCATCTGACTAAAACTTTCAAACTTGAATTTCCTAATTTGCACGTCTTAAGATTTGAGCAGTTAATCAAACAGTTTAACTATAATACCAGCTACAATGACTACAATTATTGCCCCAATTATAGATGGGACTAACGAGAATCCCAGAACCATAGGCCCCCATACACCGAATAAAGATGGTCCGATCCAAGCCCCAATGAAACCAGCCACAATCGCTCCAGCCCAATCCCCAGGCATATCAAATGGGGAAAGCTTATCCGCCACAATACCAATTACCAAGGCAACAATAACAGATAAAATAAAAGTTGCAATCGTCATGCTTCAAACTCCTTTTTGCTATTATATGCGGAGCTTGGACAAAGGGTTCAACTATAAATGTTAGTGAAAAATGCTACTTCATAAACGAAGTAGCATTTTTTTTTCTAAATCAGGTGCCACAAAACGTCTGATATGGACGTCCTGATGGTGTAGGCAGTGTGCAGTATTCAACCTGCTCAGGAGAGTGAGCGTAGGGTTTTGCTATCACATGAAGAAGTTTATCCAGGACACTAAAATCACCCTGTTCTACCGCAGCTTCTAAAGCCTCTTCTACGCGGTGATTTCGCGGGATAACTCCTGGATTGCTTTTCATCATTAACTCATGTGAAGATTCTTTCGATTCCTGTTGTCTATCTAGTCTCGCCTGCCACTTTACATGCCATTGATTAAATTCTGGATCTACAAACAGGGCATTATCTTTCTGTTTATCAAAGGTTAAAGCACTGAAGGTATTTGTAAAGTCTGCACGATGCTTTTCCATCAACTGAAGTAGTTCTTTCACTAAAGCCTCATCTTGTTCTTCTTCGTTAAAGATTCCCAGCTTCGCCCTCATTCCTAAGAGCCATGCTCCCTCAAATAACGCACCATATCCTGATAGGGCATTTTCAGCCATCTTCACAGCCTCATCTTGATTTTCATGCAAAAGCGCCAATAGTGACTCAGCAAATCGCGCTAGATTCCACACAGCAATATACGGCTGATTCCCATAGGCATAACGACCTTCACGATCAATCGAACTAAATACGGTTGCAGGACTATATTCATCCATAAAAGCGCATGGACCATAGTCAATCGTTTCTCCGCTAATGGCCATGTTATCGGTGTTCATCACTCCATGAATGAAGCCTACCAGCTGCCATTTAGCAATTAGAGCGGCCTGACGATTCATTACCTCTTTTAAAAACGAAAGGTATTTATTCTCATCATCTTCAATGTCAGGATAATGACGATTAATAGTATAATCAGCTAAAGCTTTTAAATCCTCCACTGTACCAAATCTTGCAGCATATTGAAACGTACCAACACGAATATGACTGGCAGCTACACGGGTTAGAATAGCACCTGGTAGGACCGTTTCACGGTATACAGGTTCACCAGTTGTGACGACAGCAAGACTTCTGGTTGTAGGAATACCAAGTGCATGCATCGCTTCGCTAATGATATATTCACGCAACATCGGTCCGAGTGCTGCTCGGCCATCACCACCTCGAGAAAATGGCGTTCTTCCAGGCCCTTTAAGCTGAATATCCATTCTTTCATTTTCAGGAGTAATCTGTTCACCAAGCAACACAGCCCGGCCATCACCTAGCATTGTAAAATGACCAAATTGATGTCCTGCATAAGCTTGGGCAAGAGGTGAAGCTCCTTCGGGAATCTTATTACCTGCAAAAACGTCAATTCCATCCTCACTTTGCAAGGCCTGGACATTCAATCCTAGAGATTTAGCTAGGGAGCCATTTAGAATGACCAACTGCGGTGATTTTACTGGAGTTGGATTGGTGCTTTTATAAAAAGCTTCCGGCAGACGTGAATAACTATTGTCAAAGTTCCATCCTGGTTCTTTTATCATTGGGTCTCCTTTAATTCTTTAATTATTTTAGAGGCAGTGTGACAAAAACATGTGTCCCTTCCCCACTATTACTCTTAACCCTAATTTTGCCTAAATGGGATTGAACAATCCATTCTGCTATCGAGAGCCCAAGACCTGAGCCCTCTAAATGACGGTTCCGTGATTTATCACCACGATAATATCGGTTAAAAATATACGGTAAATCATCCTTCGATATTCCAATCCCATTATCAAGTATTTCGATTACTGCACGTGCGTTCTTAATACTTCCTTTAATAGATACAGAGCCGTTTTCCTTTGTGTATTTAATGGCATTATCAATTATAATAACAAACAGTTGTTTTAGTCTCTCTTTATCGCCGATCATCTGAATCGGAGCAATATCAGCTTCTAGGTGTACCCCTTTTAAAATCGCTAAGGCATTAAACCCTTTAGTGACTTGATGAATTATATCTTCTAGTTGAATGGTTTCATGAATCAACTGAAGTTGATTGGAATCAGATCTAGCCAGTGTGAGTAAATCTGAAGACATTTTGGATAAGTAGTTAATTTCTTGTATTGCCTGATGAATCGTCTCACTTTCCTGTTCAATTGTATTGTCTGGATGGCGAAATAAGCGTTCAAGATTTAGTTTCATAACAGAAAGCGGGGTACGTAATTCATGTGAAGCATCTGCAACAAATTGTTGCTGCTTTTCCCAAGATAGTTTAATTGGTATTAAAGCTTTATTAGCTAAATAGATTCCTGCAAGGATAGCAATAAAAACACTTAATATAGATCCAAAACCAATGACCATAAGCAAGTGAGATAACATTTCTTTTTCCCGTTTGAGGTTATAGATCACTTGAATTTTTTGAACAGGTGCATAGTTTTTATTTTTTGAAATAGGTATTGTAATTAGCCTATAAGAATTCGCCCCAATGAACGTAGATTGCAGCTCTTTAGCATTTAAGAATTCAGCAAATCCTTCAGTGTCTTGCTTTGTAAAAGTGTTGGCAGGGATCTCTTTATTGAGTATTTGACCTTTCTCCCATAATAAATAGACAAGACGATGATTTTCCTCACGCTCTTGGTTCAATTCCGTCCCCAATTTTTCCCTCTCTTGAAGTAAATGATTTTTCTTTTCTAAAAGATTGTTATCTACTTGATGGTACAAACTATAATGCGTATATAAATAAATCATGGCACCAAGGGAATTCTGGAGAATAAAGAAAACTAGTGAGTTTGTAATGACAAGACGGCGTTTTGTTGTGGTAAACATGTCTGATTACTCCCTTGCCATATAGCCTACACCACGAATAGTCCGAATTAGCTTTTCATAACCAAATGGAGCTAACTTTTTTCGCAAATAATGAATGTAAAGATCGACAATGGCATCTGTTGTTTCTGATTCTATCCCCCATACTCTTTCGAAAATCTGGTCTCTTGTTAAAATATGTTCTTTATTTTGAATTAAATAATAGAGCAATTCATATTCTTTAATGGTTAATTTTAGACTTTCCTCTTTTATAAAACCTTCATGTTGGTTGGTATCAAGTAAAATCGGACCATAGGAAATTTTCCCTTCAACTCCTATTTTCCCTGACCTGCGGAGTAGCGACCTGATCCTTGCTAAAAACTCCTCCGTAGCAAAAGGTTTTACAATATAGTCATCCGCTCCAAAGTCTAACCCCTTTACTCGATCCTCAACCCGATCTTTTGCCGTCAGGAATAAAGTGGGGATTTGACATCCTTCATGTTTTAACTTCTTGATTAATGTAAAACCATCCATTTTCGGTAGCATAATATCAAGTGTGAGCAAATCATATTCATAGGATGAAGCCATTAAGTAACCTTCCTCCCCATCTTCCGCTTGATCCACCTCGTAATGTTCTTCTTCTAGTATGGTAGTAATGATCCTTCTTAACGGTAAATCATCTTCGACGACCAACACACGCATTTTTTTCGCCAACTTCCTTTTTAATTGAGTATACTATTCTCGAACTCCAAGCCTCAATTTAATATGAAGATTTTTATTTATATAGCGCTCTTTGAGAATTTTTTATTCGCCGTTGTTTAAGTTCAGCAACCTTCATTACTGACCGTTTATTCCAATAATTATATAAATTCCCCATAAATAGGCCGAAAAATAAATAAGTTAAACCTCCAAACATTCCATAAACAACAATACCTGAAATGGCTGAAATAACACCAAACAAGATCTGGTTCTTATATTTAGCAGGTGAAGTTGGAGGATCGGTAAGCATAAAAAATCCAAAAAACACTGTGGCATTGATAAAGGGTGGGCGAAGTGCATCGACTGCATAACCAACTTGAAAATATCCCATGAAAAATAACAGCACAAAAAAGGTCCCCAAGAAAGCAAAAACTTGAGGGAATTTATTCACACGATCGGTAACAATATAACCGCCAATCAGCAGAACCACCATTAGCCATGATGGTAAATCCCCAAACGCTCCCCACCAACTCTGGCCTGCATGAAAAATAAAAACTGATACTAATAATCCTAGAGCTGCTGGGTTAAATATCGGTTTCTTTTTAAATATCAAAAGATGTTTAGACAGGATGGCGGTAGCAGCCGTTCCTACCACATACAGCCATGGAGTTGTTATACTCAAAACCAACGAAATAATTAAACCAGTAATAATGGCTCCATCATTGCTACTTTTTCGATTAGTTATTTTGACATAGAAGAACTCTATAATAAATGCTGAAACAACGGCAATAAGAGCATTTTGAATCCCCATGATTGTTTTGTATCCGATTGATGCGATAAGTAAATATGTTATCAAACTTATTGTGACATATCCTTTTGGTGTTTTCATCCATTTAACAGTTCCCATTTACATTCCTCCAAACCTGATTATCTTTAACTCAGGTGTGATCAGCATGCCCTTAAGATTTAGTTCGTCCATAATCTCTTTCCCCTTTTCTTCACCTAGTAGGAATGCTACAGTTGAAAAAGCATCAGCCATCATCGCA
The window above is part of the Bacillus sp. SORGH_AS_0510 genome. Proteins encoded here:
- a CDS encoding GIY-YIG nuclease family protein codes for the protein MELRKKVKDLPSTPGVYLMKDSSDRVIYVGKAKNLKNRVRSYFQNTKAHSQKIKKLKANINDFQLILTDTEFEAFMLECKLIKEIKPIFNRKMKNPTSYIYIKFHQRNNHWIIDLSNTIEKDGSLYFGPYPSKHVVEKALQGMKEFLKIDCGNTNRSTPCLNYSLGLCIGICFNEDSRKQYNERMKKMMDFFQGTDTEILQNLKQKMIDASNNFDFETAVKCRDTLDAVQSLFYKEKVIEFTEANKNIALIEYIEDVTLKLFLIKGNHILFSEKYKIKETNSVQLVGKIKANILKHFKSFREQSSIEVSKDDIDEAQIIYSYLNSSSCKYVIIDDQWLEFKHQKNIDSSLINTLLN
- a CDS encoding peptide MFS transporter, which gives rise to MSNLNRQKIVDSVPQKGFVGHPKGLFTLFFTEFWERFSYYGMRAILVFYMYYSVSKGGLGIDKTLALSIMSIYGSLVYMSGVIGGWLADRVFGTSKAVFYGGILIMFGHIALAIPGNISMFFVSMVLIVLGTGLLKPNVSTVVGELYSEKDERRDAGFTIFYMGINMGAFLSPLIVGSVGNFHLGFSIAAIGMFLGLIMFTITKKKNLGLAGTMVSNPLSPSEKKKVFTYIGLGVVVLAVIFAILIPKGILTFEGFINLVTILGVLIPTMYFIVMYRSPKTTAVERSRVIAYIPLFIASVMFWAIQEQGSTILASYADTRTQLNFAGIKIQPAWFQSLNPLFIITLAPVFAWIWVKMGDRQPTIPQKFSLSLLFSGVSFLVILLPSYLGGTDSLVNPLWLVLSYLICVIGELLLSPVGLSATTKLAPAAFSAQTMSLWFLSSAAAQALNAQVVKFYSEDTEMAYFGIIGGASIVLGIILLVLSPKIQGYMKGVK
- a CDS encoding nitrous oxide-stimulated promoter family protein, which translates into the protein MMAKIIEPNNGPNIQKEKEIVKEMINLYCRKKHHRDVLCKDCEALKNYALLRLSFCRFGEDKSACSNCTVHCYKLRYREKMKAVMRYSGKWMLLHHPVYSVKHLLNK
- a CDS encoding GlsB/YeaQ/YmgE family stress response membrane protein, which gives rise to MTIATFILSVIVALVIGIVADKLSPFDMPGDWAGAIVAGFIGAWIGPSLFGVWGPMVLGFSLVPSIIGAIIVVIVAGIIVKLFD
- a CDS encoding YdiU family protein, which produces MIKEPGWNFDNSYSRLPEAFYKSTNPTPVKSPQLVILNGSLAKSLGLNVQALQSEDGIDVFAGNKIPEGASPLAQAYAGHQFGHFTMLGDGRAVLLGEQITPENERMDIQLKGPGRTPFSRGGDGRAALGPMLREYIISEAMHALGIPTTRSLAVVTTGEPVYRETVLPGAILTRVAASHIRVGTFQYAARFGTVEDLKALADYTINRHYPDIEDDENKYLSFLKEVMNRQAALIAKWQLVGFIHGVMNTDNMAISGETIDYGPCAFMDEYSPATVFSSIDREGRYAYGNQPYIAVWNLARFAESLLALLHENQDEAVKMAENALSGYGALFEGAWLLGMRAKLGIFNEEEQDEALVKELLQLMEKHRADFTNTFSALTFDKQKDNALFVDPEFNQWHVKWQARLDRQQESKESSHELMMKSNPGVIPRNHRVEEALEAAVEQGDFSVLDKLLHVIAKPYAHSPEQVEYCTLPTPSGRPYQTFCGT
- a CDS encoding cell wall metabolism sensor histidine kinase WalK, which produces MFTTTKRRLVITNSLVFFILQNSLGAMIYLYTHYSLYHQVDNNLLEKKNHLLQEREKLGTELNQEREENHRLVYLLWEKGQILNKEIPANTFTKQDTEGFAEFLNAKELQSTFIGANSYRLITIPISKNKNYAPVQKIQVIYNLKREKEMLSHLLMVIGFGSILSVFIAILAGIYLANKALIPIKLSWEKQQQFVADASHELRTPLSVMKLNLERLFRHPDNTIEQESETIHQAIQEINYLSKMSSDLLTLARSDSNQLQLIHETIQLEDIIHQVTKGFNALAILKGVHLEADIAPIQMIGDKERLKQLFVIIIDNAIKYTKENGSVSIKGSIKNARAVIEILDNGIGISKDDLPYIFNRYYRGDKSRNRHLEGSGLGLSIAEWIVQSHLGKIRVKSNSGEGTHVFVTLPLK
- a CDS encoding response regulator transcription factor, with the protein product MRVLVVEDDLPLRRIITTILEEEHYEVDQAEDGEEGYLMASSYEYDLLTLDIMLPKMDGFTLIKKLKHEGCQIPTLFLTAKDRVEDRVKGLDFGADDYIVKPFATEEFLARIRSLLRRSGKIGVEGKISYGPILLDTNQHEGFIKEESLKLTIKEYELLYYLIQNKEHILTRDQIFERVWGIESETTDAIVDLYIHYLRKKLAPFGYEKLIRTIRGVGYMARE
- a CDS encoding RnfABCDGE type electron transport complex subunit D; translation: MGTVKWMKTPKGYVTISLITYLLIASIGYKTIMGIQNALIAVVSAFIIEFFYVKITNRKSSNDGAIITGLIISLVLSITTPWLYVVGTAATAILSKHLLIFKKKPIFNPAALGLLVSVFIFHAGQSWWGAFGDLPSWLMVVLLIGGYIVTDRVNKFPQVFAFLGTFFVLLFFMGYFQVGYAVDALRPPFINATVFFGFFMLTDPPTSPAKYKNQILFGVISAISGIVVYGMFGGLTYLFFGLFMGNLYNYWNKRSVMKVAELKQRRIKNSQRALYK